The proteins below are encoded in one region of Reichenbachiella sp. 5M10:
- the murI gene encoding glutamate racemase, whose translation MDRNAPIGIFDSGTGGLTVARAVKDMLPDEDMIYFGDSAHLPYGDKSATTIQSYSIKITNALLERGCKVILIACNSASAAAYELVKEYVGSRAKVYNVIDPVIDLLAQRFVDKKVGLIGTKQTVNSQVFDQKIKQRQIEVSLVSLATPLLVPMIEEGFINNSISHEIIAQYLGDERFEGIEALILGCTHYPIIKDALKDFYKNEVELIDSANIVAQNLKQQLITQDLTREKNKGNDQFLVSDITPAFEKAASLFFNQDIHLEKYPLWE comes from the coding sequence ATGGATAGAAACGCACCCATTGGGATATTTGATAGTGGTACGGGCGGACTGACAGTCGCGAGAGCGGTCAAGGATATGCTGCCGGACGAGGACATGATCTACTTCGGAGATTCGGCGCACTTGCCCTATGGCGACAAGTCAGCCACGACGATCCAGTCCTACTCCATCAAAATCACCAACGCCCTGCTGGAGCGTGGGTGCAAGGTCATTCTCATCGCCTGCAACTCAGCCTCTGCCGCTGCTTACGAACTGGTCAAGGAATATGTCGGCAGCAGAGCGAAAGTGTACAATGTAATCGATCCTGTGATAGACCTACTGGCCCAAAGATTCGTAGACAAGAAAGTCGGACTGATCGGGACCAAACAGACGGTCAACTCTCAGGTGTTTGATCAGAAGATCAAACAACGACAGATAGAGGTGTCGCTGGTGTCGCTGGCTACTCCGCTACTCGTGCCGATGATCGAGGAGGGATTCATCAACAACTCGATCAGTCATGAGATCATCGCCCAGTATTTGGGAGACGAACGTTTCGAAGGGATCGAGGCATTGATTCTAGGGTGTACGCACTATCCGATTATCAAAGATGCCCTAAAAGATTTCTACAAAAACGAGGTAGAGTTGATCGATTCGGCTAATATTGTGGCTCAGAATCTCAAACAACAGTTAATAACCCAAGACTTAACTAGAGAGAAAAACAAAGGCAATGACCAGTTTCTTGTATCTGATATTACCCCTGCTTTCGAAAAGGCCGCCAGTCTTTTCTTCAATCAAGATATTCATCTTGAGAAGTACCCGCTATGGGAGTAA